CGACTTGGATTGCGAATTCCGAGCGACGTTTCGCTCCTGAGCATCGACGGCGTATACCGCTCGAGCGCAATCAGCAGACAACTCACCGGCATTGCAGCCGATGAAGAGCAAGCAGGGAAACTAGCTGCTCAGTTACTTGAGGAAATGTCGAACGGTTATCGTCCGTTCGACGATCAGTTCCGTGCAAGCGTGCCGTTGGGATTCTATCCCGGGGCAACGTTGGAACGCCCGCCCAGCCGCTAAACGGCCGCGGGCAACGGCGACTCCTAGGCAAAGTCGCCGTCGCAAAAGTGAAGGGAATCTTCGCGTCGCCGCAAGGCGATTTCAGGCGGATGGAAGCTGGATTGCGCGGCGATGCGCGCACTCCTGGGCGGTCTGTCGTTATTGTTTTGAACTCAGCCTACTTATCTAAGTCAACTTAAGAGGAGTCAGCATGAGTCTTCGGGCTTTGCTTCGATCTGGCGCGCTGCTCGCGCTCGCCGCATGGGGATTGCCTCCCGCATACGGCATCGAAATTACAGTCGATGGTGTCGCTGTTTTCAAGGACAACTACGAAGACGGAGACGCCGGAGCCGCCTTCGGTCCGGCGCAATTAGGAAATTGGGAATTTACTTTTATAGGCTCAAGTCGCGTTTCCGTAACTGATGCGGCAATTCCTGGCGCCTTTGAGGGCACAAATTACGGACATCTTGTACGTCAAATCGGCAATCAGCAGAGCGCCGCCTACGCAAGACTCGGCACCGACTTAGCGGATGGCGCCCACGTCAAAGCAACATGGATGCTGTACGTACCTGCCGGACACCCGGACTACGGCTTCAACGGCGGTTTTGCCGACAACACTGAGAACCGTGGCGTCGCTCTCGCCACTAGCGCAAGCGGTAACGTTCTGCTACTCAACAAGGGAATCTCCTGGGACGATACTGGACTCGATTTTTCGTTCGACACATGGCAGAAATGGGAGCAAGATTGGGTCGTAGGCTCGAACTCCATGACAATCACCGTTGGCGGAAATACCGCGACGGTCAATGACTTCGATTCTGGCGGCGGCGCCATCACCCAGTTCTACTTCTCAACGGTTCCCGGCAGTAGCTATTTTGTCGATGCGGCCCAGGCCGCAGCGGTTCCCGGCGACTATAACGCCGACCTCAAGGTTGATGGCGTCGACTTTCTGCTTTGGCAGCGAAGCTTCGGGAGCACCGTCAATCTCGCAGCAGACGGCAACGATAACGGCATTGTTGATGCGGGCGACTTGGGTGTCTGGAAAGAACACTTCGGAACAGGCGGCTCAGCCGCGCCAACTGCCGCCGCAATACCTGAACCTTCGGGTGTTTTTCTCGCCGTAGCAGGAATCGTAATTTCGTCATTGAGGCGCCAACGTCGCTGACCGTCGGAGCTCTAGCGATTGTTTACGCCTAACAACTCACTTCGCAAACAAAGGAAGTCGTCGTATGCGACGCCACTATCTCACATATCAATTGCTGTTTGCAGGATTTCTACTGCTCACGGCCGGCAGCAACTCACTCGCCGTGACGGTCACGCTCAACGGCAACCAGGTGTTTCATGATAATTTTGAATCTCGGACGCCTGGAGCGACGTTCGGCGTGCCAACTCCAGCAACTGCAAATTGGGCGCTTAATTTTCGAAACGGCAACAACGTTTCGATATCCGACGCACTAACGCCAGGCGCCGCCGAAGGATCTCAATATGGTCGCCTTGAAAGAACCGTCGGCAATCGCAGTTCGTACGCGATGGCGCAGTTCAATGTACCGGTTGTCGACGGCGATCAACTCCATGCCGAGTGGATGATGTACATTCCGGCGGGCCAACCGCAGTTCGGATTCAACGGCGGCTTTGAGGATGTGAGTGAAAATCGTCCCGTGGCCATCGCTTCGGGAACAGATGGCGACGTATTTGCCCTGAATGAAGGCCTGTTCTGGTCTGACACGGGCCTAGATTTTGCCTTCGATACTTGGCAAAAGTGGGAGCAAGACTGGGTGGTCGGTTCCGCGAATATGGCGATCACGGTCGCCGGCACTTCAATCACTGTGGGTAACGCTGACCCGGGCGGCGCCGAGATCACTTGCTTCTACCTCTCGACAGTGGTCGGCAGCGATTTTTACGTTGACGCTGTTCCTGCAGCTGCGACGGCTGTCGTGCCAGAACCGGCTAGCGCCCCATTGATCGCCGCTGGCGTCGCGGTCGCTGCGAGCTTTCGCCGTCGCATAGTTCGGCAGGTCGCTGCCTAAGAGATCAAGAACCTTAGTTGGGTGCGAAGTTCCCGCGGCGGTTCAGTGAGACGTATGTAACTGACGCTCGATTTGCTGAAGCTGGGGGGCAGCTTCGCTGATCCGCGCCGCGGGAACTTTCCCCCGCGCTATCGGTCGCCCAATTCCCGTCACTTGGAAATCTCCCATGCCTGACACGCAGATTAGCCAAACACCACTTTCCGCCAGAAGATTTCGTCACAGGCACAGAAACCCATCTAGCGGCTTTACCCTCGTTGAACTGCTCGTCGTTATCGCAATCATTGGCGTCCTCATAGCGCTTCTATTGCCAGCCGTGCAATCGGCTCGCGCGGCGGCTCGGCGAATGACTTGCACGAACAATCTCAAGCAGATTGGTTTAGCGCTGCACAACTACCACGCGGCCAAGGGCTCCTTCCCCGCGGGTGCGGGTTATGAAAATGACGCAATTACCTGGAGCTGGTCCGCAAGAATTCTCCCGTACTTCGAACAAGCGAGCGCCTCGAGGCTCATCGACTACACGAAGAACTACGGCGATCCGGCGAACTCGGCTGGAATCAAAACCTTGCTCGATATGTATTACTGCCCAGAAGCGCCGCCCAACGTGCTAGTCGGCTGCTGCCCAACGCTGCCCGGCCCCGACGACGTGGCGGAAACAAATTACTCGGCGATCGGAACTCATCGAAAACTTTACTACGCTATCGACAACGACGGCACCGGCGTGATGTTCGATAATTCTAACATCGACTTCAAAGACATTACGGACGGTTCCAGCAATACCTTGCTTGTA
This sequence is a window from Lacipirellula parvula. Protein-coding genes within it:
- a CDS encoding PEP-CTERM sorting domain-containing protein (PEP-CTERM proteins occur, often in large numbers, in the proteomes of bacteria that also encode an exosortase, a predicted intramembrane cysteine proteinase. The presence of a PEP-CTERM domain at a protein's C-terminus predicts cleavage within the sorting domain, followed by covalent anchoring to some some component of the (usually Gram-negative) cell surface. Many PEP-CTERM proteins exhibit an unusual sequence composition that includes large numbers of potential glycosylation sites. Expression of one such protein has been shown restore the ability of a bacterium to form floc, a type of biofilm.), with translation MRRHYLTYQLLFAGFLLLTAGSNSLAVTVTLNGNQVFHDNFESRTPGATFGVPTPATANWALNFRNGNNVSISDALTPGAAEGSQYGRLERTVGNRSSYAMAQFNVPVVDGDQLHAEWMMYIPAGQPQFGFNGGFEDVSENRPVAIASGTDGDVFALNEGLFWSDTGLDFAFDTWQKWEQDWVVGSANMAITVAGTSITVGNADPGGAEITCFYLSTVVGSDFYVDAVPAAATAVVPEPASAPLIAAGVAVAASFRRRIVRQVAA
- a CDS encoding DUF1559 domain-containing protein — translated: MPDTQISQTPLSARRFRHRHRNPSSGFTLVELLVVIAIIGVLIALLLPAVQSARAAARRMTCTNNLKQIGLALHNYHAAKGSFPAGAGYENDAITWSWSARILPYFEQASASRLIDYTKNYGDPANSAGIKTLLDMYYCPEAPPNVLVGCCPTLPGPDDVAETNYSAIGTHRKLYYAIDNDGTGVMFDNSNIDFKDITDGSSNTLLVGEVDHDHNDPWKKTYPTYCPGDGCAVGKFWVTENRISTWRGINSLPTFEQTGIQSWHVNGAHLLFADGHVGFLPQSMEQTTLTALTTRNGDETIDMTGY